In Variovorax paradoxus, a single genomic region encodes these proteins:
- a CDS encoding MFS transporter yields MSEQSTRGAFAPLRQPVFAVLWAATVLGNVGSFMRDVASSWLVTDLSASPTAVALIQTAATLPVFLLAIPAGVLSDILDRRRFLIFVQLVLAAVSGTLLVLSHTGALTVEYLIALTFVGGIGAALMGPTWQSIVPELVPRADLKGAVALNSLGINIARSIGPAAGGLILASFGAAATYGVDVLSYVFVIAALLWWKRPAPADSGLSENFLGAFRAGLRYTRASKELHVVLLRAAVFFLFASSVWALLPLVARQMLGGSAGFYGVLLGAVGAGAIGGALVMPRLRARLDADGMLLLAALLTAAVMGSLVFAPPKWLAVLLLLVLGLGWIIALTTLNGVAQSILPNWVRGRGLAVYLTVFNGAMAAGSLGWGLVAQQIGVPATLVAGAVGLVVVGLVFHRVRLPAGEADLQASNHWPEPLLAEPVAHDRGPVMIQIEYRIRKDDRPAFLQAMKRLSLERRRDGAYAWGLHEHTVDGERVIEWFLVESWAEHLRQHHRVSQADADLQGEALRFHIGPGKPEVHHFLAI; encoded by the coding sequence ATGTCTGAACAATCCACGCGCGGTGCCTTCGCGCCGCTGCGCCAGCCGGTGTTCGCGGTGCTCTGGGCCGCCACCGTGCTGGGCAATGTCGGCAGCTTCATGCGCGACGTGGCCAGCTCCTGGCTGGTGACCGACCTGTCGGCCAGCCCGACGGCGGTGGCGCTGATCCAGACGGCGGCCACGCTGCCGGTGTTCCTGCTCGCCATTCCGGCGGGCGTGCTGTCGGACATCCTCGACCGGCGGCGCTTCCTCATCTTCGTGCAACTGGTGCTGGCGGCGGTGAGCGGCACGCTGCTGGTGCTCTCGCACACCGGTGCGCTCACGGTCGAATACCTGATCGCGCTGACTTTCGTGGGCGGCATCGGCGCGGCGCTGATGGGGCCGACCTGGCAGTCCATCGTGCCGGAGCTGGTGCCGCGTGCCGACCTGAAGGGCGCGGTGGCGCTGAACTCGCTGGGCATCAACATTGCGCGTTCCATCGGGCCGGCGGCGGGCGGGCTGATCCTTGCGAGCTTCGGCGCGGCGGCCACCTACGGCGTCGACGTGCTGAGCTATGTGTTCGTGATCGCGGCGCTGCTGTGGTGGAAGCGCCCGGCGCCGGCGGACAGCGGGCTGTCGGAAAACTTCCTCGGTGCCTTCCGCGCCGGCCTGCGCTACACGCGTGCCAGCAAGGAGCTGCATGTGGTGCTGCTGCGCGCGGCGGTGTTCTTCCTGTTCGCCAGTTCGGTGTGGGCGCTGCTGCCGCTGGTGGCGCGCCAGATGCTGGGCGGCAGCGCGGGCTTCTACGGCGTGCTGCTCGGCGCGGTGGGTGCGGGCGCCATCGGCGGCGCGCTGGTGATGCCGCGCCTGCGCGCCCGGCTCGACGCCGACGGCATGCTGCTGCTGGCCGCGTTGCTCACGGCCGCCGTCATGGGCAGCCTGGTCTTCGCGCCGCCGAAGTGGCTGGCGGTGCTGCTGCTGTTGGTGCTGGGCCTGGGCTGGATCATTGCGCTGACCACGCTCAACGGCGTAGCCCAGTCGATCCTGCCGAACTGGGTGCGCGGACGCGGGCTGGCGGTGTACCTCACGGTGTTCAACGGCGCGATGGCGGCCGGCAGCCTGGGCTGGGGCCTGGTGGCGCAGCAGATCGGCGTGCCGGCCACGCTGGTGGCGGGAGCCGTGGGGCTTGTTGTGGTCGGGCTGGTGTTTCACCGGGTGCGGCTGCCGGCCGGCGAGGCCGACCTGCAGGCATCGAACCACTGGCCCGAGCCGCTGCTCGCCGAACCGGTGGCGCACGACCGCGGGCCGGTGATGATCCAGATCGAGTACCGCATCCGCAAGGACGACCGCCCGGCCTTCCTGCAGGCGATGAAGCGCCTGTCTCTTGAACGCCGCCGCGACGGCGCCTACGCTTGGGGCCTGCACGAGCACACGGTCGACGGGGAGCGGGTGATCGAGTGGTTCCTCGTCGAATCGTGGGCGGAGCATCTGCGCCAGCACCACCGGGTGTCGCAGGCCGACGCCGACCTGCAGGGCGAAGCGCTGCGCTTTCACATCGGGCCGGGCAAGCCCGAGGTGCATCACTTTCTTGCGATCTGA
- a CDS encoding LysR family transcriptional regulator, whose amino-acid sequence MLKLSLEAIEVVDAIARHGSFAAAATRLNKVPSTISYAVGKLEEQLGMLLFERNGPRVTLTPAGEEMLKEGRWLLGAASDLESRMRQIATGYESELRLVHDSLIPTQALIDDIRAFEDLRCGTRLRIGCEALTGSWEALREGRADIVIAAGDGPAGGGYQAVTVGSLDFAFCVAPSHPLTRLGRPLQRGDLLECNAIVVGDSARTLSERTVGLLAGQPRITVPSMPAKIACQVAGLGHGFLPRACILGELKRGTLVELPTEEPRPPEAFWLAWKTGAQGQALRWWRERMNRTLVPALLPRSAG is encoded by the coding sequence GTGCTCAAACTCAGCCTGGAAGCCATCGAGGTCGTCGACGCCATCGCGCGCCACGGCTCCTTCGCCGCCGCCGCCACGCGCCTGAACAAGGTGCCCTCCACCATCTCGTATGCCGTGGGCAAGCTCGAGGAACAGCTCGGCATGCTGCTGTTCGAGCGCAACGGGCCGCGCGTCACGCTCACGCCCGCCGGGGAAGAAATGCTCAAGGAAGGCCGCTGGCTGCTCGGCGCCGCGAGCGACCTCGAATCGCGCATGCGGCAGATCGCCACCGGATATGAATCGGAACTGCGCCTGGTGCACGACTCGCTCATTCCCACGCAGGCGCTCATCGACGACATCCGCGCCTTCGAAGACCTGCGCTGCGGCACACGGCTGCGCATCGGCTGCGAGGCGCTCACCGGCAGCTGGGAGGCGCTGCGCGAAGGGCGTGCCGACATCGTCATCGCCGCCGGCGACGGCCCGGCCGGCGGCGGTTACCAAGCCGTGACCGTGGGCAGCCTCGACTTCGCGTTCTGCGTGGCGCCCTCGCACCCGCTCACGCGGCTGGGCCGGCCGCTGCAGCGCGGCGACTTGCTGGAATGCAACGCCATCGTGGTGGGCGACAGCGCGCGCACGCTGTCGGAGCGCACCGTCGGCCTGCTGGCCGGCCAGCCGCGCATCACCGTGCCGTCGATGCCCGCGAAGATCGCCTGCCAGGTGGCGGGCCTGGGCCACGGCTTCCTGCCGCGCGCCTGCATCCTGGGCGAGCTGAAGCGCGGCACGCTGGTCGAGCTGCCCACCGAGGAACCGCGCCCGCCCGAGGCCTTCTGGCTCGCCTGGAAAACCGGCGCGCAGGGGCAGGCGCTGCGCTGGTGGCGCGAGCGCATGAACCGCACGCTGGTGCCGGCGCTGCTGCCGCGCTCGGCCGGCTGA
- a CDS encoding amidohydrolase, with protein MTTNTATPDLILHNGRFTTLDRANPVADAVAIKDGRFTRVGRAEDVLPLAGGATRVIDLQGKRVLPGLIDNHLHIIRGGLNFNLELRWDGVRSLADAMGMLKRQVAITPAPQWVRVVGGFTEHQFAEKRLPTIEELNAVAPDTPVFILHLYDRALLNGAALRAVGYTKDTPAPPGGEIVRDSAGNPTGLLLAKPNAAILYATLAKGPKLPFDYQLNSTRHFMRELNRLGVTGAIDAGGGNQNYPDDYEVIQKLADDGQLTIRLAYNLFTQKPKQEKEDFLNWTANSKYKQGDDYFRHNGAGEMLVFSAADFEDFRQPRPEMAPEMEGDLEGVVRILAQNRWPWRMHATYDETISRSLDVFEKVNKDTPLAGLNWFFDHAETITEKSMDRIAALGGGVAVQHRMAYQGEYFVERYGAAAAEATPPVKRMLEHGLKVSAGTDATRVASYNPWVSLSWLVTGKTVGGLQITPQRNLLDREQALRMWTENVTWFSNEEGKKGRIQAGQLADLVVPDRDFFACPESDIADTTALLTMVGGKVVYGAGAFASHDEGSVPPAMPDWSPARTFGGYAGWADKKEGAPLQKVMRNAAASCGCANNCNVHGHSHATAWSSKLPVGDLKSFWGALGCACWAV; from the coding sequence ATGACCACCAACACCGCAACCCCAGACCTGATCCTGCACAACGGTCGCTTCACCACGCTGGACCGCGCCAACCCGGTGGCCGACGCCGTGGCCATCAAGGACGGCCGCTTCACCCGCGTGGGCCGCGCCGAAGACGTGCTGCCGCTGGCCGGCGGCGCCACCCGCGTGATCGACCTGCAGGGCAAGCGCGTGCTGCCGGGGCTGATCGACAACCACCTGCACATCATCCGCGGCGGGCTCAACTTCAACCTGGAGCTGCGCTGGGACGGCGTGCGCAGCCTGGCCGACGCCATGGGCATGCTCAAGCGGCAGGTGGCCATCACTCCCGCGCCGCAGTGGGTGCGCGTGGTGGGCGGCTTCACCGAGCACCAGTTCGCGGAAAAGCGCCTGCCGACCATCGAGGAACTGAACGCGGTGGCGCCCGACACGCCGGTGTTCATCCTGCACCTGTACGACCGCGCGCTGCTCAACGGCGCCGCGCTGCGCGCCGTGGGCTACACCAAGGACACGCCCGCGCCTCCCGGCGGCGAGATCGTGCGCGACAGCGCCGGCAACCCCACGGGCCTGCTGCTGGCCAAGCCCAACGCAGCCATCCTCTACGCCACGCTGGCCAAGGGCCCGAAGCTGCCCTTCGACTACCAGCTCAATTCCACGCGCCACTTCATGCGCGAGCTCAACCGCCTGGGCGTGACCGGCGCCATCGACGCGGGCGGCGGCAACCAGAACTACCCCGACGACTACGAAGTGATCCAGAAGCTCGCCGACGACGGCCAGCTCACCATCCGCCTGGCCTACAACCTGTTCACGCAGAAGCCCAAGCAGGAAAAGGAAGACTTCCTCAACTGGACCGCCAACTCCAAGTACAAGCAGGGCGACGACTACTTCCGCCACAACGGCGCCGGCGAGATGCTGGTGTTTTCCGCCGCCGACTTCGAGGACTTCCGCCAGCCGCGCCCCGAGATGGCGCCCGAGATGGAAGGCGACCTGGAGGGCGTGGTGCGCATCCTGGCGCAGAACCGCTGGCCCTGGCGCATGCATGCCACCTACGACGAGACCATCAGCCGTTCGCTCGACGTGTTCGAGAAGGTCAACAAAGATACGCCGCTGGCCGGCCTGAACTGGTTCTTCGACCATGCCGAGACCATTACCGAGAAGTCGATGGACCGCATCGCCGCGCTGGGCGGCGGCGTGGCCGTGCAGCACCGCATGGCCTACCAGGGCGAATACTTCGTGGAGCGCTACGGCGCCGCCGCGGCCGAGGCCACGCCGCCGGTCAAGCGCATGCTGGAGCACGGCCTGAAGGTCTCGGCCGGCACCGACGCGACGCGGGTGGCCTCGTACAACCCATGGGTGTCGCTGTCGTGGCTGGTCACGGGCAAGACGGTGGGCGGCCTGCAGATCACGCCGCAGCGCAACCTGCTCGACCGCGAACAGGCGCTGCGCATGTGGACCGAGAACGTCACCTGGTTCTCGAACGAGGAGGGCAAGAAGGGCCGCATCCAGGCCGGCCAGCTCGCCGACCTCGTGGTGCCCGACCGCGACTTCTTCGCCTGCCCCGAATCGGACATTGCCGACACCACGGCGCTGCTCACGATGGTGGGCGGCAAGGTGGTCTACGGCGCCGGCGCCTTCGCCTCGCACGACGAGGGCTCGGTGCCTCCTGCCATGCCCGACTGGTCGCCCGCGCGCACCTTCGGCGGCTATGCCGGCTGGGCCGACAAGAAGGAAGGCGCGCCGCTGCAGAAGGTGATGCGCAACGCTGCTGCGTCCTGCGGCTGCGCCAACAACTGCAACGTGCACGGTCACAGCCACGCCACGGCCTGGAGCAGCAAGCTGCCCGTTGGCGACCTGAAGAGCTTCTGGGGCGCCCTCGGCTGCGCCTGCTGGGCGGTGTGA
- a CDS encoding GNAT family N-acetyltransferase: MTTLPSSGVQDNPSKHRFEFASQGERAVAIYTLAGDVITFVHTLVPEALQGQGVARQLVLAGLASARERGLRVVPQCPVFAAYMRAHPETHDLLADEGRALLGL; this comes from the coding sequence ATGACCACGCTTCCTTCCTCCGGCGTCCAGGACAATCCGTCGAAGCACCGTTTCGAGTTCGCATCGCAAGGCGAACGCGCGGTCGCGATCTACACCCTGGCGGGCGATGTCATCACTTTCGTCCACACCCTGGTGCCCGAGGCGCTGCAAGGGCAGGGCGTCGCCAGGCAACTCGTGCTCGCGGGCCTGGCCTCGGCGCGCGAGCGGGGCCTGCGCGTCGTTCCCCAGTGCCCCGTGTTCGCCGCCTACATGCGCGCGCACCCCGAGACGCACGACCTGCTGGCCGACGAAGGCCGCGCGCTGCTGGGCCTCTGA
- a CDS encoding alpha/beta fold hydrolase: MTTLTLRDGTELYYKDWGSGQPILFSHGWPLSADMWDAQMLFFAERGYRTIAFDRRGFGRSSQPWTGYDYDTFADDISELIEKLDLKDVILAGFSMGGGDVTRYIARKGSARVARLALISAVTPLFMKTADHPVGPDASLFAGIRAGLAADRPQFLDDFSTVFYGTNRPGAKVSQGVFKQTLQIALQASIKATIDCVTAFSETDFRPDMAKIDVPTLVIHGDDDQVVPFEATGKLAAEMIKGSQLKVYAGAPHATCNTHADQVNADLLAFIQA, from the coding sequence ATGACCACACTCACACTGCGCGACGGCACCGAGCTCTATTACAAGGACTGGGGCTCGGGTCAGCCCATTCTCTTCAGCCACGGTTGGCCGCTCAGCGCCGACATGTGGGACGCCCAGATGCTGTTCTTCGCCGAGCGCGGCTACCGCACCATCGCATTCGACCGCCGCGGCTTCGGCCGTTCGAGCCAGCCGTGGACAGGCTACGACTACGACACCTTCGCCGACGACATTTCCGAGCTGATCGAGAAGCTCGACCTCAAGGACGTGATCCTTGCGGGCTTCTCGATGGGCGGCGGCGACGTGACGCGCTACATCGCGCGCAAGGGCAGTGCGCGCGTGGCCAGGCTGGCGCTCATCAGCGCCGTGACGCCGCTGTTCATGAAGACGGCCGACCACCCCGTGGGCCCCGACGCCTCGCTGTTCGCAGGCATCCGCGCCGGGCTGGCGGCCGATCGTCCGCAGTTTCTCGACGACTTCAGCACGGTCTTCTACGGCACCAACCGCCCCGGTGCCAAGGTGTCGCAGGGCGTCTTCAAGCAGACGCTGCAGATTGCGCTGCAGGCCTCGATCAAGGCCACCATCGACTGCGTGACCGCGTTCTCGGAAACCGACTTCCGCCCCGACATGGCGAAGATCGACGTGCCCACGCTCGTGATCCACGGCGACGACGACCAGGTCGTGCCCTTCGAGGCCACCGGCAAGCTCGCGGCAGAAATGATCAAGGGCAGCCAGCTCAAGGTCTATGCCGGTGCGCCGCACGCCACCTGCAACACCCACGCCGATCAGGTCAATGCCGACCTGCTGGCGTTCATCCAGGCCTGA
- a CDS encoding hydrolase, producing the protein MSIKATPTAGAKLLTPTDHTLVMIDFQSQMAFATHSIDAVNLRNNAALVAQAAAGFGVSTILTTVAEKSFSGPMFSEITDAFPGQKMLDRTSMNTWEDAAVIDRVNQIGKPRIVLAGLWTSVCIVGPALSALDQGFEVYVIADACGDVSAEAHNRAMERMVQAGAQPMTSLQYLLELQRDWARGETYELTTGIAKKVGGAYGLGVTYAKTMFGAHEG; encoded by the coding sequence ATGTCCATCAAAGCCACCCCCACCGCCGGCGCCAAGCTGCTCACGCCCACCGACCACACGCTGGTGATGATCGACTTCCAGTCGCAGATGGCCTTTGCCACGCACTCCATCGACGCCGTGAACCTGCGCAACAACGCCGCGCTGGTGGCGCAGGCGGCGGCCGGTTTCGGCGTGTCGACCATCCTCACGACGGTGGCTGAAAAAAGCTTCTCGGGCCCGATGTTCAGCGAGATCACCGACGCCTTTCCGGGCCAGAAAATGCTCGATCGCACCTCGATGAACACCTGGGAAGACGCCGCCGTGATCGATCGCGTGAACCAGATCGGCAAGCCGCGCATCGTGCTGGCTGGCTTGTGGACCAGCGTGTGCATCGTCGGCCCGGCGCTGTCGGCCCTGGACCAGGGCTTCGAGGTGTACGTGATCGCCGACGCCTGCGGTGACGTCTCGGCCGAGGCGCACAACCGCGCGATGGAGCGCATGGTGCAGGCCGGCGCGCAGCCGATGACCTCGCTGCAATACCTGCTCGAGCTGCAGCGCGACTGGGCCCGCGGCGAAACCTACGAGCTGACCACCGGCATCGCGAAGAAGGTGGGCGGCGCCTACGGCCTGGGCGTGACCTACGCCAAGACCATGTTCGGCGCGCACGAAGGCTGA
- a CDS encoding DUF484 family protein — protein sequence MTAFTNNNDANNAMNPITEDDIANYLANTPDFFERHAQLLAQVQLTSPHGSRAVSLQERQAEMLREKIKALEHRLMDMVRHGTENVVIADRLQRWTSGLLTTRDPRSLPYRIAVDLQSLFLVPQTAIKVWDCSSEYLNEAYAQWVSDDVKALATSLTSPYCGLNSGFEAASWLPEPQSAMSIALIPLRPDAESPAFGMLVLASPDAQRFNAEMGTDFLERIAELASGGLSRLRP from the coding sequence ATGACCGCTTTCACGAACAACAACGACGCCAACAACGCCATGAACCCGATCACCGAAGACGACATCGCCAACTACCTGGCGAACACGCCCGACTTCTTCGAGCGCCATGCCCAGCTGCTGGCGCAGGTGCAGCTCACCAGCCCGCACGGCAGCCGCGCCGTGAGCCTGCAGGAGCGCCAGGCCGAGATGCTGCGCGAAAAAATCAAGGCGCTGGAGCATCGCCTGATGGACATGGTGCGCCACGGCACCGAGAACGTCGTCATCGCAGACCGCCTGCAGCGCTGGACCAGCGGCCTTTTGACCACGCGCGACCCGCGCAGCCTGCCGTACCGCATCGCGGTCGACCTGCAGTCGCTGTTCCTGGTGCCGCAGACGGCCATCAAGGTGTGGGACTGCAGCAGCGAATACCTCAACGAGGCCTATGCCCAGTGGGTGAGCGACGACGTGAAGGCGCTGGCCACCTCGCTGACCTCGCCGTACTGCGGCCTGAACTCGGGCTTCGAGGCGGCGAGCTGGCTGCCGGAGCCGCAGTCGGCCATGTCGATCGCGCTGATTCCGCTGCGCCCCGACGCCGAGTCGCCGGCCTTCGGCATGCTGGTGCTGGCGTCGCCCGACGCGCAGCGCTTCAACGCCGAGATGGGCACCGACTTCCTCGAGCGCATCGCCGAGCTGGCGTCGGGCGGGCTGTCGCGGCTGCGTCCTTGA
- a CDS encoding YdcF family protein, which produces MSRPRWLRRPWQVLLFGGLLAGVLAYAAIGAFIWRHAEALLANPPQHAADAALVLGSRAYLDGKPHPCLSGRVDTAVAMAKTGLVKQLAFSGGVDSEDGRTEAIAMRERAQADGYAGPMLLEQASTSTRLNLSLSRPLLEAAGVRSVVIVSEPFHMWRIERLVKMSGFDRRFDVQYAAAPTSCWNALGPFSKGALREPAAIVNNVFRGFLF; this is translated from the coding sequence TTGAGCCGCCCGCGCTGGCTGCGGCGGCCCTGGCAGGTCCTGCTGTTCGGTGGGCTGCTGGCCGGTGTGCTGGCCTACGCGGCCATCGGCGCATTCATCTGGCGGCATGCCGAAGCGTTGCTGGCGAACCCGCCGCAGCATGCGGCCGATGCCGCCCTGGTGCTCGGCAGCCGCGCCTATCTGGACGGCAAGCCGCACCCCTGCCTGTCGGGGCGGGTCGACACGGCGGTGGCAATGGCCAAAACCGGCCTCGTGAAGCAGCTCGCCTTCTCGGGCGGCGTGGATTCCGAAGACGGCCGCACCGAAGCCATCGCGATGCGCGAGCGCGCCCAGGCCGATGGCTACGCCGGGCCGATGCTGCTGGAGCAGGCTTCCACTTCCACCCGGCTGAATCTTTCGCTGTCGCGCCCGCTGCTGGAAGCGGCCGGCGTGCGCAGCGTGGTCATCGTGTCGGAGCCGTTCCACATGTGGCGCATCGAGCGCCTGGTGAAGATGAGCGGCTTCGACCGCCGCTTCGACGTGCAGTACGCGGCGGCGCCCACCTCCTGCTGGAACGCGCTGGGGCCGTTTTCGAAGGGCGCGTTGCGCGAGCCGGCGGCCATCGTGAACAATGTCTTCCGTGGCTTCCTCTTCTGA
- a CDS encoding anti-sigma factor, with product MSGGAASSSFEDIDALAGEYVLGTLSADARAAVEARMRDEPALRDAVQAWEARLLPLASLAAPADPSPALWSRIERTLGSAAAASPNARKAEPARASGFANWWNNLQLWRGLAAGGFAAAALMVAVLVTRPPPTPQYMVVLVAPQDKSPGWVIQTTSSRQLSLVPLGTIEVPPQKTLQFWTKADQWRGPVSLGLVKQGQTLRIPIDKLPPLEPNQLFELTLEPENGSPIDRPTGPIQFIGRAVKVL from the coding sequence ATGAGCGGCGGCGCGGCTTCTTCCAGTTTCGAAGACATCGACGCGCTGGCCGGCGAGTACGTGCTGGGCACGCTGTCGGCCGATGCACGCGCGGCTGTGGAGGCCCGCATGCGCGACGAGCCCGCGCTGCGCGATGCGGTGCAGGCATGGGAGGCGCGGCTGCTGCCGCTGGCTTCGCTCGCGGCGCCAGCCGATCCATCGCCCGCGCTGTGGTCGCGCATCGAGCGTACGCTGGGCAGTGCTGCTGCTGCCTCACCGAATGCCAGGAAGGCCGAGCCGGCGCGCGCATCGGGCTTCGCGAACTGGTGGAACAACCTGCAGCTCTGGCGCGGCCTGGCTGCCGGCGGCTTTGCAGCCGCGGCGCTGATGGTGGCGGTGCTCGTCACCCGGCCGCCGCCCACGCCGCAGTACATGGTGGTGCTGGTCGCTCCGCAGGACAAATCGCCGGGCTGGGTGATCCAGACCACGTCGTCCCGCCAGCTGAGCCTGGTGCCGCTGGGCACGATCGAGGTGCCGCCGCAGAAGACGCTGCAGTTCTGGACCAAGGCCGATCAGTGGCGCGGCCCGGTGTCGCTGGGGCTGGTCAAGCAGGGCCAGACGCTGCGCATTCCCATCGACAAGCTGCCGCCGCTGGAGCCGAACCAGCTGTTCGAGCTCACGCTGGAGCCCGAGAACGGCTCGCCCATCGACCGGCCGACCGGGCCGATCCAGTTCATCGGCCGCGCGGTCAAGGTGCTGTAG
- a CDS encoding sigma-70 family RNA polymerase sigma factor, with the protein MACARGDRQALQQLYQRESRYLMGVALRIVRQRQQAEDVLHDAFISIWQRAETFNPARGEGRGWIYSVVRNAALNMVRSGARQVDVSEDAAEAIDDQAALAAYASAADPFELRADLGRLEGCLGGLEPARRDCILYAYVEGCSHGEIAERLQTPLGTVKAWIQRGMRALRECMA; encoded by the coding sequence ATGGCCTGCGCACGCGGCGACCGTCAGGCCCTGCAACAGCTCTACCAGCGCGAAAGCCGCTACCTGATGGGCGTGGCGCTGCGCATCGTGCGCCAGCGCCAGCAGGCCGAAGACGTGCTGCACGACGCCTTCATCAGCATCTGGCAGCGCGCGGAAACCTTCAATCCGGCGCGCGGCGAAGGCCGCGGCTGGATCTACAGCGTGGTGCGCAATGCCGCGCTGAACATGGTGCGCAGCGGCGCGCGCCAGGTCGACGTGAGCGAAGACGCGGCCGAGGCCATCGACGACCAGGCCGCGCTCGCGGCGTATGCCTCCGCCGCCGACCCGTTCGAGCTGCGCGCCGACCTCGGCAGGCTCGAAGGCTGCCTGGGCGGCCTGGAGCCGGCGCGGCGCGACTGCATCCTCTATGCGTATGTGGAAGGCTGCTCGCATGGCGAGATCGCCGAGCGGCTGCAGACGCCGCTGGGCACGGTCAAGGCCTGGATCCAGCGCGGCATGCGCGCGCTGCGGGAGTGCATGGCATGA
- a CDS encoding DUF1427 family protein gives MKPYVLSLALGLLVGVIYALFQVRSPAPPVIALVGLLGILLGEQIPPLIKSVIKPDAVATSWLHHQVKPHVFGELPKCAQPTPANTAEAPSSGRRDA, from the coding sequence ATGAAGCCCTATGTCCTGTCGCTCGCGCTCGGCCTCCTGGTCGGCGTGATCTACGCACTCTTCCAGGTGCGCTCGCCGGCGCCGCCGGTCATCGCCCTGGTGGGGCTTCTGGGGATCCTGCTCGGCGAGCAGATCCCGCCGCTCATCAAGAGCGTGATCAAGCCCGACGCGGTGGCCACCTCGTGGCTGCACCACCAGGTGAAGCCGCATGTGTTCGGCGAGCTGCCGAAGTGCGCGCAGCCCACGCCGGCGAACACCGCCGAAGCCCCGTCTTCCGGCAGGCGCGACGCATGA
- the dapF gene encoding diaminopimelate epimerase, with translation MRIRFTKMQGAGNDFVVLDETRGTLGLSAAQYRFLADRHFGVGADQILTVRPSPAEGVDFQYVIHNADGGEVEQCGNGARCFMRFVSEHKLTDKTEVRVQTLAGVIAPRMGADGRVTVDMGAPVFETERVPFDTAGLDPQPEGAWQKWHLALGTRAGSAIVSVAVLSMGNPHAVQVVDNVDTAPVAEQGPQIEHHPRFPQRVNAGFMQVVDRTHIKLRVFERGAGETLACGTGACAAVVAGIRLGLLERRVDVQTHGGVLTIEWQGEGQPVLMTGPATTVFEGDIEVPDTVDLP, from the coding sequence ATGCGAATCCGCTTTACCAAGATGCAGGGAGCCGGCAACGATTTCGTCGTGCTGGACGAAACGCGCGGCACGCTGGGCCTCAGCGCCGCGCAATACCGCTTTCTGGCCGACCGCCATTTCGGCGTCGGCGCCGACCAGATCCTCACCGTGCGGCCTTCGCCGGCCGAGGGGGTCGATTTCCAATACGTGATCCACAACGCCGACGGCGGCGAAGTGGAGCAGTGCGGCAACGGCGCGCGCTGCTTCATGCGCTTTGTCAGCGAACACAAGCTGACCGACAAGACCGAAGTGCGCGTGCAGACGCTGGCCGGCGTGATCGCGCCGCGCATGGGCGCCGACGGCCGCGTGACCGTCGACATGGGCGCCCCGGTCTTCGAGACCGAGCGCGTGCCCTTCGACACCGCCGGGCTCGATCCGCAGCCCGAGGGGGCGTGGCAGAAATGGCACCTCGCGCTCGGCACGCGCGCCGGCAGCGCTATCGTTTCGGTAGCGGTGCTGTCGATGGGCAACCCGCACGCGGTGCAGGTGGTCGACAACGTCGATACCGCCCCCGTGGCCGAGCAGGGCCCGCAGATCGAGCACCACCCGCGTTTTCCGCAGCGGGTGAACGCGGGCTTCATGCAGGTTGTCGACCGCACGCACATCAAGCTGCGCGTGTTCGAGCGCGGCGCCGGCGAAACGCTGGCCTGCGGCACCGGCGCCTGCGCGGCGGTGGTGGCGGGCATTCGCCTGGGGCTGCTGGAGCGCCGGGTCGACGTGCAGACGCACGGCGGCGTCCTCACGATCGAATGGCAGGGCGAGGGCCAGCCGGTGCTGATGACCGGGCCGGCCACCACGGTGTTCGAGGGCGACATCGAAGTACCCGACACGGTGGATCTGCCATGA
- a CDS encoding DoxX family protein: MRWTTTPALRWIALLLLCAAYLQGGLNKAMDFDAALAEMNHFGMSPAGPLAVAVIVLELGASALILTGRLRWLGALALAGFTLMATFVALRFWQMPVGQERFMAANSFFEHLGLVGGFLLVAWHDLKERAHV; this comes from the coding sequence ATGCGCTGGACAACCACACCCGCACTGCGCTGGATCGCCTTGCTGCTGCTGTGCGCGGCCTACCTGCAGGGCGGCCTGAACAAGGCGATGGACTTCGACGCGGCCCTGGCCGAGATGAACCACTTCGGCATGTCGCCGGCCGGCCCGCTGGCCGTGGCGGTCATCGTGCTGGAGCTGGGCGCCTCGGCGCTGATCCTCACGGGCCGGCTGCGCTGGCTCGGCGCGCTGGCGCTCGCCGGCTTCACGCTGATGGCGACCTTCGTGGCGCTGCGCTTCTGGCAGATGCCCGTCGGGCAGGAGCGCTTCATGGCGGCCAACTCCTTCTTCGAGCACCTGGGGCTGGTCGGCGGTTTCCTGCTGGTCGCCTGGCATGACCTGAAGGAGCGCGCCCATGTCTGA